The Candidatus Obscuribacterales bacterium DNA segment ATCTTCGGCAAACCATTCAAGGACGCCCATCTTATTGAGCATCGTCAATCCCAAGGCAACGCACATTTTGGTTGTGCCTAAGGCGACAGCCAGCTTTTCACCCGGCACTTTGCCTTCCATTTTGTTTACAGCAAAGCGCACGAAGCCCAAAAGCTTCTTGAGAAAAGCTTTGGTGTCTTCAGACTCAATAGGTACGCCACCAACGATATAAACTTCACGAACAGATGAACCAATTAAATCGCGAAATACTTTTAGACTGGGCGGATATTGCCAGAGAAGTAAATTCTTTGCCGAACCAATTGCCGTTCTATCAGCAAAGTCGATGCCCGGAATTTTCAAGCAAGATTCGCCAAAGATTGCCACTGTCGAACCCAATTTGCGCGCGGCGGATTCGACCAATCCTGTCGGTGAATTATGATCACGTAAATCTTTGAAGTTCAATTTCACAGACCGCACTGAAGGCACTGCAGCCGAATCAGCTTGAGCATTGACGCTATCTGTAGTTTTCGCTTCAACAGGTTGTGCAACGGCGGCAACTTGTGATCTCTTAGCAGCATCAACTACGGTTGATACCGGCAAAAGTGTTGAACTGTCATCATCGTCGACGCTATCAGCTTCGCCGACTGGGCGCCAATCGACTAAAACCAGTTGCAAACGCTTGGTGCCGTTGTACTCGTTTATCTCCGGGATGAAAGCAACATCAATTTGCTGGCCGTCGGCAGGAATTCTGCCGCGACTATTCCACATTACAGCTTCAAATGGCAATGACTCTTTTGTATCGCGCAACATCAAGCGGCTATGCTTGCCTTCTTTACCCAGCGCGCGCACTCCAACGCATGTAAGTTCACGCATTACTAAAACAGGCTTTTTATTGGCCATGCCAAATGGAGCGATTTTCGCAACAAGGTTAGCCAAATCCATGGTTACATCTTTAGCCGCAACTTGTGCGTCAATATCGAGAGTGGCTGCGCGCAGTTTGCCATTGAGCATGCGATTGCAAGCTTCGGTAATTCCTGAGCGAAGCGCTTCAGCTTTACCTACTTCTACGGCGAAGCCTGCGGCCATCTTGTGCCCACCCCACTTCTGAAGCAGGTGCTCGTTTTCTTTCAGCACAGCGTAAAGATCGACTCCGTCGACACTGCGTGCCGACCCTTTCACCATACCGTCTTCTTTGTGCAATTCACCAATGAAAACAGGGCAGTTGTACTTTTCGACTAAACGCGAAGCAACAATACCAACAACACCGTGGTGCCAGCCTTCGTCGTAGATGACTATGGCTCTATCATTTGCCAAATTAACTGTTGAGGCAACCATTTGGTCAGCGGCGTAATTGATCTTTTCGCAAAGTTCCTGGCGACGCTCATTTTCACGTTCAAGTTGCTTGGCTAACTCTTCGGCTTTAGCTTCGTCGGCAGTCGTCATCAATTCCACAGCCAAATTGGCGTCAGCTAAACGACCTACTGCGTTAATGCGCGGGGCAATACCAAAGCCGACAATGTCCGTGCCGCTGCCCTTTGACTGAGACAAAAGCGCTTTTATGCCGGGACGTTTGGAAGCAACCAATTTAGGCAAGCCTATTTGCACCAGATAACGATTCTCGTCAATCAATGGCACCAAATCCGCAATCATGCCCAAGGTTACATAATCAAGCAGTTCATCAGCTTTTTCCGGCATGCCTTTTTTAATGAGCAGTGCTTCGCATAATTTGTAAGCCGCGCCCACACCGGGAAGGTTGTACAACGGGTGCTCTTCGCGCAGAAGTTTCGGATGAATTGTTGCTGAAGCCGGAGGCAAAAGCTCAGGCATTGTATGGTGATCAACAACAACTGTGTCCACACCTAGTGATTTGGCAAAGTTTATTTCGGCAAAGTTCGATACGCCACAGTCACAAGTGATAATGAGCTTAGTGCGATTCTTACTGGCAAGAATGCTGACTGCTTTTAGATTGAGTCCATAGCCTTCATTGGTGCGATGCGGGATATAGAAATCAACTTGCGCGCCGAGATCTTTCAAGACTGTTAGAAGCACTGATGTAGCAGTGACGCCATCTACATCATAGTCGCCATAGACGGTTATCTTTTCTTGTCCGTCGATAGCTTTTTCTATGCGCTCCAAGGCACGTTCAATGTTAGGCAATTCAAATGGACTGGTTGCCGTGTATTTTGCGGCATCAAGAAATGTTTTCGCTGTCTCTGCGGTTTTAAGCCCACGCCTTACCAAGAGCTTTGCTAAAAGCTCCGAGCCAAAAGCCGCCTCAATCAAAGATGCATCAACAGATATATCAGGTGGAAACTTCCAGGATTTCTTACTCACGACAAAACATCCTCACCTGACGATACAAAGGGGAAGAATTCAAGTGCGGATATTACAAGGACAATTGAGGAATATCCGGCACTTGCCAACAGACACCTTTTTAGGCATCATCCAAGAGAAAATTCCCACACCTCTTGCGACGCAACTAGCATACAAGAAAGGCATTATCGCAAGGCATTAAATCTAGACTGCACTGGCATCGACAGCGCTCCCACAATAATTAAAGATACTCAACTTTGTTTCGCATTGAGCTAGCTGATACTCTACTTGGACTTATCTATTTATACACTTGGCAGCAGCCATGCGGAGGCAACGTCATGAATTGGAAAAAACTAGGGCTCAGCTCTTTGGTTATTGCCGTTGCCGGAAGCACCACATTTAGTGTCGCTGCTAATGCTGTTGCTAAAGGCGTATCGAAGCCCCTTTCTTTTGAACAAGCAGGCACGGAAGCTACGCGATATTTAGTCGACTATTTGAGAATCGACACGAGCAATGGACCAGGCATTGCCGCCAATGAAAAAGCCGGTGCTGATTATCTTGCTTCGATTTTAAAGGCTAACGGTTTTGAACCACAAGTATTCGAATCAGCTCCTGGTCGGGCTTGTATTTATGCTCGGCTTAAAGGCAACGGCAAAAAGAAAGCAATAATTCTTTTGAGCCACATCGATGTTGTGCCGGCTAAAGCAGAAAACTGGCAACATGGCCCTTTTTCAGGAGAGATTCACGATAACGAACTCTGGGGACGCGGCTCTCTCGATATGAAAGGCATGGGCATTGCCGAATTGGAAACAATGCTTTTGCTCAAGCGCTCGGGACGCATACTCGACCGTGATGTAATTTTCCTCGGCACGGCCGATGAAGAACAAGGCGGAGCAATGGGTGCAAAGTGGTTTGTCGATCACCATCCAGAACTAATTAAAGATGCAGAATACCTTTTGACGGAAGGCTTCTACATTGATTCAACAGAAGACGGCAAAGCTCGTTATTGGGGCATTGACGTTGCCGAAAAGAATTTGCTGTGGCTAAAGCTAACTGCAAAAGGCGCTGCCGGACACGCTTCCATGCCTATTGCCAATTCAGCACCAAATAAATTAGCGCGTGCTTTGCAGAAGCTTGTTGATTCGCCAATGAAACCAATTGTTTTGCCTGAAGTGCGCGAATACTTCAAATCAATTAGCGTTGCTGAAAAAGGACAATTGAAAACAGCATTTGCCGACATCGATGCTGCAGTGAAAAACCCGGAGACACTAAAGACATTGCAGAAAGACAGCATGAAAGCTGCCATGCTGCAAAATACATTTTCATTGACCATAATTAAAGCCGGCTACAAGACAAATGTAATTCCATCGGAAGCAACTGCAGAATTAGATTGCCGCTTATTGCCTTCAATAAATCCGGATAACTTTGTGACCGAGATAAAATCAATCATCAATGATCCTCAAGTCGAAGTAACCAAACTTGATTGGATTAAGGCTGAGCCGTCCCCATTCAACACGGAATGCATTGAGACAATTAAGGCAGTAGCTGCCAAAGAAGCGCCTGGAGTGCCTGTTGTACCGGTAATTATCCCCTGGTTTACTGACAGTCATTGGTTTAGAGATTTAGGAATCACGTCATACGGCTTTTTGCCATTTCAAATAAATGAAAAGCAAATTGGTACCGTTCATGGCATAAACGAAAGGATACCGCTTGCCGAATTCAGCAATGGTATTCGTCGTATGTATCTAATGGTAGAAAAACTTTGTTCATCGAAATGAAACCATTTACATAATTTCGTAGGGGCGCATTGCATGCGCCCGAATCACCTTCCACAAATAAGGACATCTCATGAAATCACCAGTTGTAATAGCCTTAGCTTTCACCCTAGCCCTGTCTGTCCAGCCAATGCTTGCTGCACCAACCTGGCAAAGCGTTTTTAAAGATGCTCAAACTCAATACAGCATGGGCGATTTTAGAAGTGCCGAAAAGAGCTTTAGAGATGCAATAGGCAGAGCCCAATCAGCAGGAATTGGCGACAACACACAATTACAGATGATCCACGGCTTGGCTGACACATTAATGGCCGAAGGCAAATTGGCCGACGCTGAAGCTCAATACATACACTGCCTTC contains these protein-coding regions:
- the recJ gene encoding single-stranded-DNA-specific exonuclease RecJ — encoded protein: MSKKSWKFPPDISVDASLIEAAFGSELLAKLLVRRGLKTAETAKTFLDAAKYTATSPFELPNIERALERIEKAIDGQEKITVYGDYDVDGVTATSVLLTVLKDLGAQVDFYIPHRTNEGYGLNLKAVSILASKNRTKLIITCDCGVSNFAEINFAKSLGVDTVVVDHHTMPELLPPASATIHPKLLREEHPLYNLPGVGAAYKLCEALLIKKGMPEKADELLDYVTLGMIADLVPLIDENRYLVQIGLPKLVASKRPGIKALLSQSKGSGTDIVGFGIAPRINAVGRLADANLAVELMTTADEAKAEELAKQLERENERRQELCEKINYAADQMVASTVNLANDRAIVIYDEGWHHGVVGIVASRLVEKYNCPVFIGELHKEDGMVKGSARSVDGVDLYAVLKENEHLLQKWGGHKMAAGFAVEVGKAEALRSGITEACNRMLNGKLRAATLDIDAQVAAKDVTMDLANLVAKIAPFGMANKKPVLVMRELTCVGVRALGKEGKHSRLMLRDTKESLPFEAVMWNSRGRIPADGQQIDVAFIPEINEYNGTKRLQLVLVDWRPVGEADSVDDDDSSTLLPVSTVVDAAKRSQVAAVAQPVEAKTTDSVNAQADSAAVPSVRSVKLNFKDLRDHNSPTGLVESAARKLGSTVAIFGESCLKIPGIDFADRTAIGSAKNLLLWQYPPSLKVFRDLIGSSVREVYIVGGVPIESEDTKAFLKKLLGFVRFAVNKMEGKVPGEKLAVALGTTKMCVALGLTMLNKMGVLEWFAEDGVIYLDITGEPEEKPENIAEFRHLASSLKEVYEFRNWLKDSEFKEIQQALALNKVELHKENARRTDDFGHYDQPEQSRLAQEQNS
- a CDS encoding M20/M25/M40 family metallo-hydrolase; this translates as MNWKKLGLSSLVIAVAGSTTFSVAANAVAKGVSKPLSFEQAGTEATRYLVDYLRIDTSNGPGIAANEKAGADYLASILKANGFEPQVFESAPGRACIYARLKGNGKKKAIILLSHIDVVPAKAENWQHGPFSGEIHDNELWGRGSLDMKGMGIAELETMLLLKRSGRILDRDVIFLGTADEEQGGAMGAKWFVDHHPELIKDAEYLLTEGFYIDSTEDGKARYWGIDVAEKNLLWLKLTAKGAAGHASMPIANSAPNKLARALQKLVDSPMKPIVLPEVREYFKSISVAEKGQLKTAFADIDAAVKNPETLKTLQKDSMKAAMLQNTFSLTIIKAGYKTNVIPSEATAELDCRLLPSINPDNFVTEIKSIINDPQVEVTKLDWIKAEPSPFNTECIETIKAVAAKEAPGVPVVPVIIPWFTDSHWFRDLGITSYGFLPFQINEKQIGTVHGINERIPLAEFSNGIRRMYLMVEKLCSSK